The following are encoded in a window of Pelecanus crispus isolate bPelCri1 chromosome 6, bPelCri1.pri, whole genome shotgun sequence genomic DNA:
- the LOC104035305 gene encoding mas-related G-protein coupled receptor member H codes for MEETITTDLSLTYMTSGYEYYRKNIEYACPRLSYELMVFAGVCMGISLCGLAGNGIVMWFLGFHMKQNPFTVYILNLAVADFSLLLLFFLLMLAILSLTATCPYSYNFFSLYIEFVFVVGFLCHFFDLSSLGLLTAISVERCISVFFPIWYRCHRPKHLSGVMSGVLWAFAGFFVSSMYLSFNFAESYETVFACVAIAIAIILSSVMLISNLSLFIKLRCGSQRRHPGKLYVAVLLNVIFFFAFGIPFSVEVFLNLPSSHELFPEHTSFLLALLNCSINPVIYFLVGSCRQRRFQGFMKAAFRRVFEEKVVSEEKSHVPEDTAMETTL; via the coding sequence ATGGAGGAGACCATCACAACAGACCTCTCTCTGACCTACATGACTTCTGGATATGAGTActacaggaaaaatattgaATATGCTTGCCCAAGACTATCTTACGAATTGATGGTCTTTGCAGGTGTCTGTATGGGGATTTCTCTCTGTGGACTTGCGGGGAATGGGATAGTCATGTGGTTCCTGGGCTTCCACATGAAGCAGAACCCTTTCACCGTCTACATCCTAAATCTAGCTGTTGCTGActtctctctgctcctcctgttttttctgctcATGTTGGCAATTTTGAGTTTAACAGCAACTTGTCCTTATtcgtataattttttttctttatacatagAATTTGTATTTGTAGTCGGATTTCTGTGCCACTTTTTCGACCTTAGCAGCCTAGGTCTCCTGACAGCAATCAGTGTGGAGCGGTGTATCTCTGTCTTCTTCCCAATCTGGTATCGCTGCCACCGCCCAAAGCACTTATCAGGTGTCATGAGTGGGGTGCTCTGGGCTTTcgctggtttttttgtttcctcaatGTATCTTAGCTTTAACTTTGCTGAGAGCTACGAGACAGTATTTGCATGTGTAGCCATTGCAATTGCCATTATTTTGTCATCAGTGATGTTGATTTCCAACCTATCCCTGTTCATCAAACTCCGATGTGGTTCACAGAGACGACACCCAGGGAAACTCTATGTTGCTGTCCTTCTCAACGTGATCTTCTTCTTTGCCTTTGGTATTCCTTTCAGCGTAGAGGTTTTCCTCAACCTTCCAAGTTCGCATGAATTGTTTCCTGAACATACATCTTTTCTGCTGGCATTGCTGAACTGCAGCATCAATCCAGTCATTTACTTTCTTGTGGGGAGCTGCCGGCAGCGCAGGTTCCAAGGCTTCATGAAAGCTGCCTTCCGTCGAGTGTTTGAAGAGAAAGTGGTGAGCGAGGAGAAGAGCCATGTACCTGAGGACACTGCGATGGAGACCACTCTATAA
- the LOC142593767 gene encoding LOW QUALITY PROTEIN: proto-oncogene Mas-like (The sequence of the model RefSeq protein was modified relative to this genomic sequence to represent the inferred CDS: deleted 1 base in 1 codon): MEETNTTDLSLFNDSLYDGAHGRDSRSCESQTFMSEFCALFWWGVWLCGMPGNVVVMQCLDFHMKKRPSLGGFTVYLLNLGIAGFSLILFFFCLPFALHSTDRFFCLNFPDVIFIVVDLLFLFCYLSSMYLLTISVEQCLSVLFPIWYRCHHHVCGVLWALPGLFISLTSICCNFYLMSVCGNIFRGADLLSSLTFSTLPLLSASILFTNLQCCLPRRPPGRLYVAVLTSLFFIFAVPLTVEQVLESLFIEHDELSSSFLVVAAKRSINPLIGFLVGSYRQPWFWGPVRTTFH; this comes from the exons ATGGAGGAGACCAACACAACAGACCTCTCTCTATTCAATGATTCTTTGTATGATGGAGCGCATGGGAGAGACAGCCGGTCTTGTGAATCACAGACTTTTATGTCTGAGTTTTGTGCACTGTTTTGGTGGGGTGTTTGGCTCTGTGGGATGCCAGGAAATGTGGTGGTCATGCAGTGCCTGGACTTCCACATGAAGAAGAGGCCC TCACTGGGGGGCTTCACTGTCTACCTCCTGAACCTGGGCATTGCTGGCTTCTctctgatccttttttttttttgtttaccaTTTGCCTTACACAGCACAgataggtttttttgtttgaacttCCCAGATGTGATCTTCATTGTAGTTGACctcctgtttctcttctgttacCTTAGCAGCATGTACCTCCTGACAATCAGTGTGGAGCAATGTCTCTCTGTCCTCTTCCCAATCTGGTACCGATGCCACCACCACGTGTGTGGGGTGCTCTGGGCTTTGCCTggccttttcatttccttaacttctatttgctgtaatttttacCTAATGTCTGTCTGTGGCAACATATTCAGAGGTGCAGACCTTCTGAGTTCCCTCACATTCTCCACCCTGCCACTGCTGTCAGCCTCAATCTTATTCACCAACCTCCAGTGCTGCTTGCCGAGGCGTCCCCCAGGGAGGCTGTACGTAGCAGTTCTCACCAGCCTCTTCTTCATCTTTGCTGTTCCTTTAACTGTCGAGCAAGTTTTGGAAAGCTTATTTATTGAGCATGATGAACTTAGTTCATCATTCCTGGTGGTGGCTGCAAAAAGGAGCATTAACCCATTAATTGGCTTCCTAGTGGGGAGCTACCGGCAGCCCTGGTTCTGGGGCCCGGTGAGAACCACTTTTCACTGA